The following proteins are encoded in a genomic region of Spirosoma sp. SC4-14:
- the rplE gene encoding 50S ribosomal protein L5 — protein MATPRLKEKYLNEVVPQLKDKFQYKSIMQVPRLSKIVINKGIGAAVADKKLVDVGVEELTTITGQKAVPTMSKKAVSNFKLREKMPIGAKVTLRGERMYEFLDRLTTVSLPRVRDFKGISDKGFDGRGNYTFGVQEQIIFPEISIDKVTRISGMDITFVTTANTDNESYELLKSLGMPFANAGKK, from the coding sequence ATGGCAACGCCAAGACTGAAAGAGAAATATTTAAATGAGGTCGTTCCTCAGTTGAAAGACAAGTTCCAGTATAAGTCGATCATGCAAGTGCCGCGTCTGAGCAAAATTGTTATCAACAAGGGGATCGGTGCCGCCGTAGCCGACAAAAAACTGGTTGACGTAGGTGTCGAAGAATTAACGACCATCACGGGCCAGAAAGCCGTTCCGACAATGTCGAAAAAGGCTGTTTCGAACTTCAAACTGCGGGAAAAAATGCCCATTGGTGCGAAGGTAACGTTGCGTGGTGAGCGGATGTATGAATTCCTGGATCGTTTGACAACGGTTTCGTTGCCACGAGTTCGCGATTTCAAAGGCATTAGCGACAAAGGTTTCGATGGCCGTGGCAACTACACATTTGGTGTGCAGGAGCAGATCATCTTCCCTGAGATCAGTATTGACAAAGTAACCCGGATTTCGGGTATGGACATCACCTTTGTGACCACTGCCAATACGGATAATGAAAGCTATGAGTTGTTAAAATCATTGGGTATGCCATTTGCAAACGCTGGCAAGAAATAA
- the rpsQ gene encoding 30S ribosomal protein S17 — MQKTITVAIERKVKHPLYGKFQHKTKKLTVHDENNECGIGDTVRVMETRPLSKNKRWRLVEIIAKAK, encoded by the coding sequence ATGCAGAAAACAATCACTGTTGCCATTGAGCGCAAAGTGAAACACCCACTGTACGGAAAGTTTCAGCATAAGACAAAGAAACTGACCGTTCATGACGAAAATAACGAGTGTGGAATTGGCGACACTGTTCGCGTAATGGAAACCCGCCCGTTGAGCAAGAACAAACGTTGGCGTTTAGTCGAAATCATCGCAAAAGCGAAGTAA
- the rplX gene encoding 50S ribosomal protein L24, with amino-acid sequence MEKKITLPKHKFHIKTGDTVLVIGGNSKGQRGVVKEIIVEKDRARVEGVAMITKHMKPTASNPQGSLEKTEGSVHISNLKLIDPATGEPTRTGRKLNDKGKLQRYSKKTGNFIPDRSAGAGRK; translated from the coding sequence ATGGAAAAGAAAATAACGCTGCCAAAGCATAAATTCCACATCAAAACGGGCGATACCGTTCTGGTGATTGGTGGTAACTCGAAAGGACAGCGCGGTGTGGTGAAAGAAATAATCGTAGAAAAAGATCGTGCTCGTGTTGAGGGCGTCGCTATGATTACTAAACACATGAAACCTACCGCGTCTAATCCGCAGGGGAGCCTGGAAAAAACGGAAGGGTCAGTTCATATCAGCAATCTGAAATTGATTGATCCGGCCACTGGCGAACCTACCCGCACAGGTCGTAAGTTGAACGACAAAGGCAAGTTGCAACGCTACTCGAAAAAGACGGGTAACTTTATCCCTGACCGGTCTGCCGGCGCGGGTCGTAAATAA
- the rpsN gene encoding 30S ribosomal protein S14 has product MAKESIKARERKREALVAKYAAKRAALKAAGDYIGLDKLPKNASPVRLHNRCKLTGRPRGYMRKFGISRVTFREMASAGKIPGVTKSSW; this is encoded by the coding sequence ATGGCAAAAGAATCAATCAAAGCACGCGAGCGGAAACGGGAAGCACTGGTAGCTAAGTACGCTGCGAAGCGCGCTGCTCTGAAAGCTGCCGGCGATTACATCGGTCTGGACAAGCTGCCTAAAAATGCATCACCTGTTCGTCTGCACAACCGTTGTAAACTAACGGGCCGCCCCCGGGGCTATATGCGCAAGTTTGGTATTTCGCGGGTAACATTCCGTGAGATGGCATCAGCCGGTAAAA
- the rplN gene encoding 50S ribosomal protein L14, with translation MVQQESRLGVADNSGAKEVLVIRVLGGTGKRYASVGDKIVVTVKQALSSSNMKKGTVSKAVVVRTKKEVRRKDGSYIRFEDNAAVLLNNNDEPRGTRIFGPVARELREKQFMKIVSLAPEVL, from the coding sequence ATGGTACAGCAAGAATCAAGATTAGGTGTAGCCGATAACAGTGGTGCTAAAGAAGTGCTGGTTATTCGGGTCCTGGGCGGTACAGGTAAGCGCTACGCTTCGGTCGGTGACAAGATTGTCGTAACGGTGAAGCAAGCGTTGTCGTCCAGCAATATGAAAAAAGGTACGGTATCGAAAGCCGTCGTTGTCCGGACCAAGAAAGAAGTACGTCGTAAAGACGGTTCATACATCCGTTTTGAAGACAATGCGGCTGTGCTGCTGAACAACAACGATGAGCCACGGGGAACCCGCATTTTTGGGCCGGTAGCTCGTGAATTGCGTGAAAAGCAGTTTATGAAAATCGTATCGTTAGCTCCAGAGGTATTGTAA
- the rpmC gene encoding 50S ribosomal protein L29 encodes MKKEDLKGLSADELRNEISAEQDRLLKLKFAHAVSPIENPMRIRESRKRIARLNTELAVKSRQA; translated from the coding sequence ATGAAAAAAGAAGACTTAAAAGGACTGTCGGCCGACGAACTCCGCAATGAGATTTCTGCAGAGCAGGATCGTCTGCTGAAACTGAAGTTCGCTCATGCGGTATCTCCCATTGAGAACCCTATGCGCATCCGCGAGAGCCGCAAACGGATCGCTCGCCTGAATACAGAACTAGCAGTTAAATCGCGGCAAGCCTAA